Proteins encoded in a region of the Planococcus shixiaomingii genome:
- a CDS encoding HEAT repeat domain-containing protein, which produces MVFSNFHIQEIEGYYLNFYGIKSGRWLLLMIMVFVWLVVGLLGIQLLLLLSLTSWKYKTIKHEQKISALQNSLKPQFIEYIEGKRSSEPDLPKSKRMQVAVMECMLDEFHTTVNGKLEKEKLNDLAEKYLASHYRYILKNGKWAERINALYFIEDFNLFSLREDTYRHFVKLKKKDEEFRQCLRTCTTLQDERMITVIFENNSLSVGLLKEMLARLNDDLLRKTLVMGQEREKIADNVLFAVIAFSGEHKNEIFFPVVEKRLRDERKEVRLKAMNSLCNYKKISDPSILPAFFDSVHWEERMYAAKLVGACKLTKYTRILVNLLSDSEWWVRFAAAENITEFPEGETLLKQVTFWDEDAYSRDIAKHVLTRKGGETYD; this is translated from the coding sequence ATGGTGTTTAGTAATTTTCATATTCAGGAAATAGAAGGGTATTATCTGAATTTTTATGGAATTAAAAGTGGAAGGTGGCTTTTGCTAATGATTATGGTGTTTGTTTGGCTGGTGGTAGGCTTGCTGGGAATACAATTGCTTTTGCTGCTGTCGCTAACTTCATGGAAGTATAAAACGATTAAACATGAACAAAAAATATCTGCTCTCCAAAATTCGCTGAAGCCTCAATTTATTGAATATATTGAAGGCAAGCGCTCATCAGAACCGGATCTCCCAAAAAGTAAGAGGATGCAAGTTGCGGTCATGGAATGTATGCTTGATGAATTTCACACCACCGTCAACGGGAAGCTAGAAAAGGAAAAACTGAATGATCTTGCGGAAAAATATTTAGCTTCTCATTATCGTTACATCTTAAAAAATGGAAAATGGGCAGAACGGATTAACGCGTTATACTTTATTGAAGATTTTAATCTTTTTTCTTTGCGCGAAGATACATATCGGCACTTTGTAAAATTGAAGAAAAAAGATGAAGAATTTCGCCAATGCTTGCGTACGTGTACGACACTGCAAGATGAGCGGATGATCACTGTTATTTTTGAAAATAATAGTTTATCGGTCGGTCTCCTAAAAGAAATGCTGGCTCGTTTAAACGATGATTTGCTGAGAAAAACGTTGGTAATGGGACAAGAACGGGAAAAAATAGCTGATAACGTTTTGTTTGCAGTTATTGCATTTAGTGGTGAACATAAAAATGAAATCTTTTTCCCTGTTGTTGAAAAAAGATTGCGAGACGAGCGAAAAGAAGTGCGTCTAAAAGCTATGAATAGCTTATGCAATTACAAAAAGATTTCAGATCCTTCTATTTTGCCTGCTTTCTTTGACTCTGTACATTGGGAAGAACGCATGTATGCTGCGAAATTAGTTGGAGCTTGCAAATTGACAAAGTATACACGGATACTAGTGAATCTGCTCTCCGACTCTGAATGGTGGGTCCGTTTTGCAGCAGCAGAGAATATAACAGAATTTCCAGAAGGCGAAACCCTGTTAAAGCAAGTGACTTTTTGGGATGAAGATGCCTACTCGAGAGACATTGCAAAACATGTTCTCACTAGAAAAGGGGGGGAGACATATGACTGA
- a CDS encoding amidase: MMKKLLMAGVMLLFLFNQNAGNAEAADRNVRATWLWNPWMIYNDEAGTLAFLESKRVNKVYVQIDSDIPATVYRSFIEKAAAKGMRIFALDGAPGWVAPNGAVYQDQLMAWIKTYQAGSTATQKFAGIHLDVEPYLYSGWNTNQATTVKAYQALLTKAKNSATALNLPLEADMPFWFDEISYKNTYGKGFLAEWVIAKTDSVTIMSYRDSAPLIIDLVKNEMAFGQKYGKTVVVGVETDQTNEGNSISFYEEGEAVMNEQLALVNSFYAGHAAFGGIAIHHVDSWKTMAP; encoded by the coding sequence ATGATGAAAAAATTACTTATGGCGGGCGTGATGTTATTGTTCCTGTTCAATCAAAACGCTGGAAATGCAGAAGCGGCAGACCGCAATGTCCGGGCTACCTGGTTATGGAATCCGTGGATGATATACAACGATGAAGCTGGAACACTCGCTTTTTTAGAAAGCAAAAGAGTGAATAAGGTATACGTACAAATAGATTCCGATATTCCGGCAACCGTGTACCGCAGTTTTATCGAAAAGGCAGCGGCGAAAGGAATGCGCATCTTTGCGCTGGACGGCGCTCCAGGATGGGTGGCGCCAAATGGGGCTGTCTATCAGGATCAATTGATGGCATGGATTAAAACTTATCAGGCCGGCTCAACTGCAACTCAAAAATTCGCCGGCATCCACTTGGATGTGGAACCTTATTTATATAGCGGCTGGAATACCAACCAAGCCACAACTGTCAAAGCCTATCAAGCCTTATTAACTAAAGCGAAAAATAGCGCGACAGCCCTCAATCTTCCTTTGGAAGCTGATATGCCTTTCTGGTTTGATGAAATTTCTTATAAAAACACTTATGGAAAAGGCTTTTTGGCTGAATGGGTGATTGCTAAGACGGACAGCGTTACAATCATGTCTTACCGTGATTCGGCCCCTCTTATTATCGATCTTGTTAAAAATGAAATGGCTTTTGGACAGAAGTATGGCAAGACGGTTGTAGTGGGAGTGGAGACTGACCAAACCAATGAAGGAAATTCGATTTCGTTTTATGAAGAAGGAGAAGCTGTGATGAACGAGCAGCTTGCATTAGTGAACAGCTTTTATGCCGGCCATGCAGCATTCGGCGGCATCGCTATCCACCACGTGGACAGCTGGAAAACGATGGCTCCTTAA
- a CDS encoding amino acid ABC transporter permease, translating into MSYEWIVNIIANNWPMFLRGAGMTLLISIIGTIIGAIIGLIIGVVHTIPMPERGIKKTVLKIVNFVLSAYIEFFRGTPMMVQAMVIFYGSALAFGIDMDVFIAAVFIVSINTGAYMSEIVRGGIFSVDKGQFESAQAIGMNHFQTMMYIVLPQVVRNILPATGNQFVINIKDTAVLSVIGVTELFFQTRTVSGNNFRYFESFFVACILYFVMTFTITLLLRRLEKRLDGPENYSMIGGLPMQVAKPDDTENKIKI; encoded by the coding sequence ATGAGTTACGAATGGATTGTTAATATAATCGCAAACAACTGGCCGATGTTTTTACGTGGAGCGGGCATGACGCTTTTAATATCCATAATCGGCACCATAATCGGTGCTATTATCGGACTGATCATTGGGGTGGTGCATACTATTCCAATGCCTGAGCGAGGCATTAAAAAAACTGTTTTAAAAATTGTTAATTTCGTTCTTTCCGCTTATATCGAATTTTTCCGGGGAACTCCGATGATGGTGCAGGCAATGGTCATATTCTATGGCTCCGCTCTAGCGTTCGGCATTGATATGGATGTATTCATAGCTGCTGTTTTCATCGTTTCCATCAATACGGGTGCATACATGTCTGAAATTGTCCGAGGAGGCATTTTTTCTGTAGATAAAGGCCAATTTGAATCGGCTCAAGCAATTGGGATGAACCATTTCCAAACGATGATGTATATCGTATTGCCGCAAGTTGTGCGCAATATTTTGCCTGCAACGGGCAACCAGTTTGTCATTAACATCAAGGACACCGCTGTTTTGAGTGTCATTGGTGTAACGGAATTGTTCTTTCAAACGAGAACCGTTTCCGGGAACAACTTCCGTTATTTTGAATCGTTTTTTGTTGCCTGTATATTGTATTTCGTCATGACTTTTACAATTACTTTATTGTTGCGCAGACTTGAAAAAAGGCTGGATGGTCCGGAAAACTACAGCATGATCGGCGGTTTGCCGATGCAAGTGGCAAAACCGGATGACACTGAAAATAAAATCAAGATCTGA
- a CDS encoding VOC family protein, whose product METIQKIGQISVPVKDFNRAISFYQNILELPLLFSTGTLAFFDCNGVRLLLSLPEKEEFAHASSILYFQVEEIHKAHAEFTNKGVSFIDEPHLIAKIGQTETWMSFFKDTEGNTHALMSEVEAE is encoded by the coding sequence GTGGAAACTATACAAAAGATTGGCCAGATTAGTGTGCCCGTAAAAGACTTTAACCGGGCAATCAGTTTTTATCAGAACATCCTGGAATTGCCCCTGCTCTTCAGTACAGGCACTCTGGCGTTTTTTGATTGCAATGGAGTCCGCCTGTTATTAAGCCTTCCTGAAAAAGAAGAATTTGCGCATGCAAGCTCGATTCTCTATTTTCAAGTGGAAGAAATCCATAAAGCTCACGCGGAATTCACTAACAAAGGCGTCTCTTTTATCGATGAACCGCATCTCATCGCAAAAATTGGACAGACGGAAACGTGGATGTCTTTCTTTAAGGACACAGAAGGCAATACGCATGCATTGATGAGCGAAGTTGAAGCGGAATAG
- a CDS encoding glutamate-5-semialdehyde dehydrogenase, with protein sequence MSETIEVAQSNELIQKAGRAKAAASELANMTTQQKNAALHLISTELLLEQEFLMAQNSKDLAAGKDAGMSESLLDRLKLGMPRINDMAAALIQLAELSDPVGEVLEEWERPNGLAISTVRVPLGVVGMIYEARPNVTVDASSLCLKTGNAVLLRGSSTAIHSNKALVQVIHQALEKSDLPVDSVQLLEDTSRKTAAEMFKLNDYLDVLIPRGGAKLIQTVVKNATVPVLETGAGNCHVYIDESADPEMAIDIAINAKTQRPSVCNACESILVHENWGAEHLPDLIAALQEKGVRIHGDAAVQQQGSSVVPVTEDDWETEYLDLEVAVKVVETADEAITHINRYGTKHSEAIVSSSTENADKFFLEVDAAAVYHNASTRFTDGFEFGFGAEIGISTQKLHARGPMGLPALTSTKYIIRGNGQVK encoded by the coding sequence ATGAGCGAAACCATCGAAGTTGCACAATCCAACGAATTAATCCAAAAAGCCGGGCGAGCGAAAGCAGCTGCTTCGGAATTGGCTAACATGACGACACAACAAAAAAATGCAGCATTGCATTTGATTTCAACTGAGTTACTGCTGGAACAGGAATTTTTAATGGCTCAAAACAGCAAAGATCTGGCTGCCGGAAAAGATGCTGGCATGAGCGAATCGCTATTGGACCGGTTGAAGCTGGGCATGCCGCGTATTAACGACATGGCAGCTGCACTTATCCAATTGGCGGAATTGTCCGATCCGGTAGGGGAAGTATTGGAAGAATGGGAACGCCCGAATGGCCTTGCGATTTCTACGGTAAGGGTGCCTCTTGGAGTTGTTGGCATGATTTATGAGGCAAGACCGAACGTTACCGTCGATGCTTCAAGCCTTTGCTTGAAAACCGGAAATGCGGTTCTGCTCCGTGGCAGTTCGACAGCTATCCATTCAAACAAGGCGCTCGTTCAAGTTATCCACCAAGCGTTGGAAAAAAGTGATTTACCGGTTGATTCTGTGCAATTGCTGGAAGACACCAGCCGGAAAACCGCAGCAGAAATGTTCAAACTCAACGATTATTTGGATGTTTTAATTCCAAGAGGCGGGGCGAAGCTCATCCAAACAGTTGTGAAAAACGCGACGGTTCCGGTACTGGAAACCGGGGCGGGAAATTGCCACGTCTACATTGATGAGTCGGCTGATCCTGAAATGGCGATTGATATTGCCATCAACGCAAAAACGCAGCGGCCTTCCGTCTGCAATGCCTGTGAAAGCATTTTGGTTCACGAAAACTGGGGAGCTGAACATTTGCCAGATCTGATTGCAGCATTGCAGGAAAAAGGAGTCCGAATCCATGGCGACGCCGCTGTTCAGCAGCAAGGAAGTTCTGTTGTCCCGGTAACTGAAGACGATTGGGAGACCGAATACCTGGATCTTGAAGTCGCTGTTAAAGTAGTGGAAACGGCTGATGAAGCAATTACTCACATCAACCGGTACGGGACGAAACATTCCGAAGCAATCGTGTCGTCATCAACTGAAAATGCAGATAAGTTTTTCCTGGAAGTCGATGCCGCCGCGGTCTACCATAACGCATCCACTCGGTTTACGGACGGGTTTGAATTTGGATTCGGAGCTGAAATCGGCATAAGCACGCAAAAGCTGCATGCGCGCGGACCGATGGGTTTGCCGGCATTGACCTCGACCAAATATATCATTAGAGGAAATGGGCAAGTGAAATAA
- the proB gene encoding glutamate 5-kinase: MEKKRIVVKIGSSSLINGEGGLCMMKLGEHVGALVRLKKCGHEVILVSSGAVAAGLTDLGYLSRPSTIEGKQAAAAVGQGLLLQGYTEELKKHNIVAAQMLLTKQNILYQEQSKNAKATLCELLKRDVMPVINENDSVSIEGLTFGDNDMLSALVSCLVQADFLMILTDINGIYKDNPRTNPDAQRYDVLHNIPDELVNATSSEGSLVGTGGMKSKIEAARTAFVSGVPVFIGSGHGDEKLVDILAGKGDGTYIENLPEPAVGNFKTASGLQ; encoded by the coding sequence TTGGAAAAAAAGAGAATCGTCGTAAAGATAGGAAGCAGCTCTTTGATCAACGGTGAGGGCGGGCTTTGTATGATGAAATTGGGAGAGCATGTGGGTGCGCTTGTCCGCTTAAAAAAATGTGGCCATGAAGTGATTCTGGTTTCTTCCGGTGCAGTAGCAGCCGGACTGACGGATCTTGGCTACCTTTCGCGCCCGTCAACAATCGAGGGCAAACAAGCGGCAGCGGCAGTTGGGCAAGGGCTGCTGCTGCAAGGATATACCGAAGAACTCAAAAAACATAACATTGTGGCGGCGCAGATGCTTTTGACAAAGCAAAACATTCTTTATCAAGAGCAATCGAAAAATGCCAAAGCAACACTATGCGAATTATTAAAACGAGATGTGATGCCTGTCATCAACGAAAATGATTCGGTGTCGATTGAAGGTTTGACATTTGGCGATAACGACATGTTATCAGCGCTCGTCAGTTGCCTTGTACAAGCAGACTTTTTAATGATTCTTACAGACATCAATGGCATTTATAAAGATAATCCACGAACAAATCCGGATGCCCAAAGATATGATGTACTTCACAACATTCCGGATGAATTAGTAAATGCTACTTCGTCTGAAGGTTCTCTCGTCGGTACCGGTGGAATGAAATCAAAAATAGAAGCAGCTCGGACAGCTTTCGTTTCCGGTGTTCCGGTGTTTATTGGAAGTGGCCATGGAGATGAAAAGTTGGTCGATATACTGGCAGGGAAAGGGGATGGAACGTATATCGAAAACCTTCCTGAACCTGCAGTTGGAAATTTTAAAACAGCATCTGGACTTCAATAA
- a CDS encoding ABC transporter ATP-binding protein has product MEVVTDKMLTLKNLTMDYGGKRVLNGVNLEVSKGQIIGYIGPNGAGKSTTVKIMLGLIENYQGEVEIFGKNIAAGDPSYKKRIGYVPENAEAYDNLTASEYLLFTAELYGMDRKYAEEKVLKLMTEFDLGHVLHMRLSSFSKGMKQKVLIISSLLHDPDLLFLDEPLSGLDANSMMVIQEILVQLAAQGKTIFYSSHIMDLVEKISSRIILLVKGEVVADGSFQELQEMSEEGTLAEIFNQLTGFTDHKNRAEKFVSIVQEENANA; this is encoded by the coding sequence ATGGAAGTTGTGACAGATAAAATGTTAACTTTAAAAAATTTAACAATGGATTATGGCGGAAAACGTGTACTGAATGGAGTAAACCTTGAAGTCTCTAAAGGGCAAATCATCGGTTATATCGGGCCCAATGGAGCCGGAAAAAGCACCACCGTAAAAATTATGCTGGGGCTGATTGAGAATTACCAGGGAGAAGTCGAGATTTTCGGTAAAAATATTGCAGCGGGAGACCCGTCGTATAAAAAGAGAATTGGCTATGTTCCAGAAAATGCAGAGGCTTACGATAATTTAACAGCCAGTGAGTATTTATTATTTACAGCCGAATTATACGGCATGGATCGGAAATATGCAGAAGAGAAAGTCTTGAAGTTGATGACGGAGTTTGATTTGGGACATGTTCTTCATATGCGGCTTTCCTCGTTTTCAAAAGGCATGAAACAAAAAGTGTTGATCATTTCGAGTTTGCTCCATGATCCCGACTTGCTGTTTTTGGATGAACCGTTAAGTGGGTTGGACGCTAATAGCATGATGGTGATCCAAGAAATCTTGGTGCAATTGGCGGCACAAGGAAAAACGATTTTTTATTCATCACATATTATGGATCTTGTTGAAAAAATCAGCAGCCGGATTATTTTGTTGGTCAAGGGCGAAGTGGTTGCAGATGGTTCTTTTCAAGAATTGCAGGAAATGAGCGAAGAAGGGACACTTGCTGAGATTTTCAATCAATTGACCGGTTTTACTGATCATAAAAACAGAGCAGAAAAGTTCGTTTCAATCGTACAGGAAGAAAATGCGAATGCGTGA
- a CDS encoding glycosyltransferase family 2 protein, with amino-acid sequence MTDFFFTRILEYISWAIIFYMMAAGTVYLVLFLIASPRISKEKKLNRHEQIEEMSINKDTYPISILVPAYNEEAGVVSTVRSLLALNYPQYEIIVVNDGSTDRTSDKVIAQFQMEPIDLAIRTYFKTGEIMRAYRSALHPELFLIEKKNGGKADALNAGINFSHYPYFSAIDGDSILEQDALLKTMKPIIDSAGLVTATGGTVRIANGCKINKAVIEEIALPRKPIEIMQIIEYFRAFLIGRLGFSRANILLIISGAFGVFEKSRVIKVGGYKTDTVGEDMELIVRLHRSIKDEKSKQRIEYIQDPVCWTEAPSTLASLRAQRIRWQRGLAETLWTHRKMLFNPKYKGIGLFSFPYYLFVEMLSAVFEVLGYFIIVGGLVFSFIDPKIAGIMLLVMVLYGSLLSALAVLLEEWTYHKYPTVGSIFVLYFYALTETFWYRILMNFWRVQGLFYAFKKKSVWGDMERKGVFSEE; translated from the coding sequence ATGACTGATTTTTTCTTCACTCGCATTCTCGAATATATTTCTTGGGCAATAATTTTTTATATGATGGCTGCTGGTACGGTTTACTTGGTATTGTTCCTGATTGCCAGTCCTCGGATAAGTAAAGAGAAAAAACTGAATCGCCATGAACAAATTGAAGAGATGTCGATTAACAAAGATACGTATCCCATCTCAATCCTTGTTCCTGCCTACAATGAAGAAGCAGGGGTAGTCAGTACGGTCCGTTCGCTGTTGGCATTAAACTATCCGCAATATGAAATCATTGTCGTGAACGATGGTTCGACAGACCGGACAAGTGACAAAGTCATTGCCCAATTCCAGATGGAGCCGATTGATTTAGCGATCCGGACTTATTTTAAAACAGGCGAGATCATGCGGGCATACCGTTCTGCCTTACATCCAGAATTATTTCTTATAGAAAAAAAGAATGGCGGAAAAGCGGATGCGTTAAATGCCGGGATAAATTTCTCCCATTACCCATACTTTTCAGCCATCGATGGTGATTCCATCCTTGAACAAGACGCCTTGTTGAAAACGATGAAGCCGATTATCGATTCTGCAGGACTTGTAACAGCAACAGGCGGAACTGTTCGAATCGCAAACGGTTGTAAGATCAATAAAGCGGTTATTGAGGAAATAGCTTTGCCGCGCAAACCGATCGAAATCATGCAGATCATTGAATATTTCCGCGCATTCTTAATAGGACGGCTCGGCTTCAGCCGTGCTAATATCTTACTAATTATCTCTGGGGCGTTTGGTGTTTTTGAAAAAAGTCGTGTTATTAAAGTAGGCGGCTATAAAACCGACACAGTGGGTGAAGATATGGAGTTGATTGTCAGGCTCCATAGGTCGATCAAGGACGAAAAGTCGAAGCAACGAATCGAATATATCCAAGATCCTGTTTGCTGGACAGAGGCACCGAGCACCTTGGCTTCTCTTCGTGCCCAACGGATCCGTTGGCAAAGAGGCTTGGCGGAAACGCTGTGGACGCACCGAAAAATGCTATTCAACCCGAAGTACAAGGGCATCGGCCTTTTTTCTTTCCCTTATTACTTGTTTGTTGAAATGCTGAGTGCTGTCTTTGAAGTGTTAGGCTATTTTATCATTGTCGGGGGATTGGTTTTTTCATTTATCGACCCGAAGATTGCGGGAATCATGCTATTAGTAATGGTCCTTTACGGTTCCTTGCTGTCAGCATTAGCGGTTCTTTTGGAAGAATGGACTTACCATAAATACCCGACAGTCGGAAGCATCTTCGTTTTGTATTTCTATGCATTGACAGAAACATTTTGGTATCGGATTCTGATGAATTTCTGGCGTGTGCAAGGATTGTTTTATGCGTTCAAGAAAAAATCAGTATGGGGCGACATGGAACGCAAAGGCGTTTTCTCAGAAGAATAA
- a CDS encoding alpha/beta hydrolase — protein sequence MLKIEQRSIQGYKGMEVPFQYIKNESESKSLAIMLPGAGYTTDSPLFHYSTELFRNRSVDVLEVNYQYKNKEYDDFTMEELSEAIKYDVKKIFDQELSNTPYENFYIIGKSLGTIAMSSELQRPLFKNAKVVWLTPLFQQDDVFQAMLASTHEALCFIGDADRCYIEERYNQVMNKPTMTSKLFSGVDHSMDCHNDVSGSIDVLKSVISDIQNF from the coding sequence ATGCTTAAAATTGAACAGCGAAGTATACAAGGGTATAAGGGAATGGAAGTTCCTTTCCAATACATCAAAAATGAAAGTGAATCGAAAAGTCTAGCCATTATGCTTCCGGGTGCCGGCTATACGACGGATTCGCCTCTTTTTCATTATTCCACCGAACTTTTTCGTAACCGCTCAGTTGATGTGCTGGAAGTGAATTATCAATACAAGAACAAAGAATATGATGACTTCACAATGGAAGAATTGAGCGAAGCCATTAAGTATGATGTGAAAAAAATCTTCGATCAGGAATTGTCAAATACGCCATATGAAAACTTTTATATTATCGGAAAGTCGCTGGGCACCATCGCCATGAGCTCAGAGTTGCAGCGGCCCCTTTTTAAAAATGCCAAAGTCGTCTGGCTGACGCCGCTTTTTCAGCAGGATGATGTTTTCCAGGCAATGCTGGCAAGCACACATGAAGCTTTGTGTTTTATCGGGGATGCTGACCGCTGCTATATCGAAGAGCGCTACAACCAAGTGATGAACAAGCCGACAATGACTTCCAAACTTTTTTCCGGAGTGGATCACAGCATGGATTGCCACAACGATGTCAGCGGTTCGATTGATGTGCTGAAAAGTGTAATAAGTGACATTCAAAATTTTTAA
- a CDS encoding DUF6157 family protein gives MDQNYYDTFISVTEDCPAVHALIPPEKKQGKTKAAIEYELLSNNPYTFTQEELLFEVHARHKLVSEKVRSEARITFFQKPQPCFRSSMLPKKYGWGIHFNNEGKGALVPMESQEYQDFIAGKNKGTKLLKAMRNKRESK, from the coding sequence TTGGATCAGAACTATTACGATACGTTCATTTCAGTAACTGAAGATTGCCCAGCGGTTCATGCGCTCATACCTCCTGAGAAAAAACAGGGCAAAACAAAAGCGGCGATTGAATACGAACTTCTTTCGAACAATCCTTATACTTTTACGCAAGAAGAATTGCTGTTTGAAGTCCATGCCCGCCATAAACTGGTTTCCGAAAAAGTACGTTCCGAAGCAAGAATTACTTTTTTCCAAAAACCGCAGCCTTGTTTCCGATCTTCAATGTTGCCAAAAAAATACGGCTGGGGAATTCACTTCAATAATGAAGGAAAAGGAGCACTGGTGCCGATGGAATCCCAGGAATACCAAGATTTCATAGCAGGAAAAAACAAAGGCACCAAACTGTTGAAAGCCATGAGGAACAAACGGGAAAGTAAGTGA
- a CDS encoding amino acid ABC transporter ATP-binding protein: MEKVIEIQHLSKSFGTHEVLKDIDFSVHKGEVVCVIGSSGSGKSTLLRCINLLEKPSGGQIIYNGENILDDRHNIHAYRTKLGMVFQQFNLFNNHDVINNCLVGQVKVLKRRKEEAEKVALNYLKVVGMDQYVNAKARQLSGGQKQRVAIARALSMEPDVMLFDEPTSALDPEMVGEVLKVMKDLAKSGLTMLIVTHEMEFAKEVADRVVFMDKGVIVEEGPPEQIFNNPTQERTREFLKRTLR, from the coding sequence ATGGAAAAAGTAATTGAGATACAGCATTTAAGCAAATCATTTGGCACTCATGAAGTATTGAAAGACATCGATTTTTCAGTGCATAAAGGAGAAGTGGTCTGTGTCATCGGCTCTTCAGGGTCCGGGAAATCGACTCTTCTCCGCTGCATCAACTTATTGGAAAAACCAAGCGGCGGCCAAATCATCTATAACGGGGAAAACATTTTAGACGACCGCCACAACATTCACGCCTACCGTACCAAATTAGGAATGGTGTTTCAGCAATTTAACTTGTTCAACAACCACGACGTTATAAACAACTGCTTAGTCGGACAAGTGAAAGTGCTGAAGCGCAGAAAAGAAGAAGCCGAAAAAGTGGCGCTAAATTACTTGAAGGTTGTAGGCATGGACCAATATGTGAATGCGAAAGCGCGGCAATTGTCGGGCGGGCAAAAACAGCGCGTAGCTATTGCCCGGGCGTTGTCAATGGAGCCGGACGTTATGCTGTTTGACGAACCGACTTCGGCGCTCGATCCGGAAATGGTCGGAGAAGTGCTAAAAGTCATGAAGGATTTGGCGAAAAGCGGATTGACGATGCTGATTGTTACGCATGAAATGGAGTTTGCAAAAGAAGTTGCAGACCGGGTTGTCTTTATGGACAAAGGGGTTATCGTTGAAGAAGGCCCGCCGGAGCAAATTTTCAATAACCCGACTCAAGAGCGGACAAGAGAATTTTTAAAACGCACGTTGAGATAA
- a CDS encoding transporter substrate-binding domain-containing protein, whose protein sequence is MKKRLSMFSIVFLVAMLLLAGCGSGGSESGGSGDDNTFKVGMEAAYAPFNWTQGDDSNGAVKIDGNAEYAGGYDVEIAKQIAKDLGKELVIVKTEWDGLVPALTSGKIDAIIAGMSPTAERKETIDFSDHYYTSELVMVVKKGGKYEGATTLADFSGAKVTAQLNTFHYSVIDQIEGVSKQTAMESFPAMRVALESGMIDGYVSERPEAVSAAAANENFAMVEFTDGFETSEEDTAIAVGLEKGSDLTEQINESLKAISEEKRQEIMDTAIKNQPAAQ, encoded by the coding sequence ATGAAGAAGAGATTATCAATGTTTTCGATCGTATTTTTAGTAGCCATGCTTCTATTGGCTGGATGTGGGTCTGGCGGTTCTGAATCGGGCGGTTCAGGAGATGACAATACATTTAAAGTAGGAATGGAAGCTGCATATGCGCCTTTCAACTGGACGCAAGGAGATGATTCCAACGGTGCAGTGAAAATCGACGGTAATGCAGAGTATGCAGGCGGTTACGACGTAGAAATTGCAAAACAGATTGCGAAAGACTTGGGCAAAGAATTAGTCATCGTCAAAACGGAATGGGATGGCCTTGTACCGGCTCTGACTTCAGGTAAAATTGATGCCATCATTGCGGGAATGTCTCCGACGGCAGAACGTAAAGAGACGATCGATTTTTCGGATCATTACTATACATCCGAGCTAGTGATGGTTGTGAAAAAAGGCGGTAAATACGAAGGGGCTACGACACTTGCGGACTTTAGCGGCGCGAAAGTCACAGCTCAGTTGAACACATTCCATTATTCGGTTATTGACCAAATCGAAGGGGTTTCCAAGCAGACTGCTATGGAAAGTTTCCCTGCAATGCGAGTTGCTCTTGAATCTGGAATGATTGATGGTTATGTATCTGAACGCCCGGAAGCGGTAAGTGCCGCTGCGGCCAATGAAAACTTTGCAATGGTTGAATTTACAGATGGATTTGAAACATCGGAAGAAGATACAGCGATTGCAGTAGGGCTTGAAAAAGGCAGTGACTTAACCGAACAAATCAACGAAAGCTTGAAGGCGATCTCCGAAGAAAAACGCCAAGAAATTATGGATACTGCTATCAAAAACCAGCCAGCTGCACAATAA